A single window of Granulicella mallensis MP5ACTX8 DNA harbors:
- a CDS encoding beta-mannosidase: protein MPDDGLAASRDSKPPQVDGGWLPATVPGDVHLDLLHNGKIPDPFYRDNESKLQWIEKVGWEYQTSIHATPSVLSREHIELVFEGLDTACTIFLNGQRVASPDNMFREWRIDVKPLLHAGSNDLQIVFPAPMKAAEAVAEKDPWHSRTHTDPKGYIRKAVYEFGWDWGPRFGTSGVFRPAYLELWDDARVDDIFVEQENIAAGSAHLDVHTDILASSQIKALVSISYGTGKTELHADRAVTLTPGNNRISIPIEITHPQLWYPSGYGAQPIYHFHVSVKENGRELDAKEAKTGLRSVVLRRDLDKWGRSFEFVVNGIPVFAKGADVIPFDSFPSRVTSANYRRILQSAKDANMNMVRLWGGGYYETEEFYNQCDELGLMIWHDLMFGNNWQPGTYAFKQDIEKEAEYQMTRLRNHPSIVLWSGNNETELLRDWNGNGQLPAPVHERIWEDYLTEFSGILARAVARVDPQTPYWPSSPSADYEELSDTYQSGDNHDWTVWHGNADFSEYEKRPWRFVSEYGFQSFPELKSVESFTLPEDRTSIFTPVMLIHQKNNDGNKIIHDYMTRYYGEPKDFPSFLYASQVLQAEGIKVGAESFRRKRPETMGSIFWQLNDCWPVASWASIDYYGRWKALQYYARRFYAPVLVSPHVEDGTLAIYVVSDRTKSESANLHLRIMHFDGSVVKEIKQAVDVAPLASAVYLKVPLAELKEQDGKSVDLTKVFASVELSAEGETPSSNLVYFAPTKQIKLPQPDINTVLTKDGTGYDLELKSAVLARSVFVSFDHLDAQLSDNYVDLLPGQAVRLHIKSDAGLNQVKSEMKIISLANAFAPQAEGHVVRSGR from the coding sequence TTGCCGGATGACGGTCTGGCGGCGAGCCGGGATAGCAAGCCACCTCAGGTGGATGGCGGCTGGCTTCCGGCAACCGTGCCGGGTGATGTTCACCTGGACCTCCTCCATAACGGCAAGATTCCAGATCCGTTCTATAGAGACAATGAATCCAAGCTGCAATGGATTGAGAAGGTAGGCTGGGAGTATCAAACTTCTATCCATGCAACACCGTCAGTTCTGTCACGTGAACACATAGAGCTGGTATTCGAAGGACTCGATACGGCATGCACGATCTTTCTTAACGGGCAACGTGTTGCTTCCCCTGACAATATGTTTCGCGAATGGCGGATCGATGTTAAGCCGCTCCTTCATGCCGGCTCGAACGATCTGCAAATCGTTTTTCCAGCGCCCATGAAAGCGGCGGAAGCTGTAGCGGAAAAAGATCCCTGGCACTCACGCACCCACACCGACCCCAAGGGATATATCAGGAAGGCCGTCTATGAGTTTGGCTGGGACTGGGGGCCGCGGTTCGGTACCAGTGGTGTATTTCGGCCAGCCTATCTTGAGCTTTGGGACGATGCGCGCGTAGACGACATCTTTGTCGAGCAGGAAAATATAGCGGCGGGGTCCGCACACCTGGATGTACATACGGATATTCTGGCCTCCAGCCAGATCAAAGCGCTGGTCAGCATTAGCTATGGCACAGGCAAGACGGAGCTGCATGCGGATCGTGCTGTAACGCTCACTCCCGGCAACAATCGAATTTCGATCCCGATAGAGATTACTCATCCGCAGCTTTGGTATCCGTCGGGCTATGGCGCTCAACCTATCTATCACTTTCATGTTTCGGTGAAGGAGAATGGGCGCGAGCTCGATGCCAAAGAGGCAAAGACCGGTCTGCGGTCGGTTGTCCTGCGGCGAGATCTGGATAAGTGGGGACGCTCCTTTGAGTTCGTCGTCAATGGCATTCCTGTGTTTGCCAAGGGCGCGGATGTCATTCCATTCGATAGCTTCCCGAGCCGGGTTACCAGCGCGAACTATCGGCGCATCCTGCAGTCGGCGAAGGACGCGAACATGAACATGGTTCGTCTGTGGGGCGGCGGATATTACGAGACGGAGGAGTTCTACAATCAGTGTGATGAGCTGGGACTGATGATCTGGCACGATCTGATGTTCGGCAACAACTGGCAGCCCGGCACCTACGCGTTCAAGCAGGATATTGAGAAAGAGGCGGAGTATCAGATGACGCGCCTCCGCAATCATCCAAGCATCGTTCTCTGGTCGGGTAACAATGAGACCGAGTTACTGCGGGACTGGAATGGGAACGGACAACTCCCAGCCCCGGTCCACGAGCGTATCTGGGAGGACTACCTTACGGAGTTCAGCGGAATTCTTGCCCGGGCCGTCGCGCGTGTAGATCCGCAGACGCCCTATTGGCCCAGCTCGCCCAGTGCCGACTACGAAGAGCTCAGCGATACCTATCAGAGTGGCGACAATCACGACTGGACGGTGTGGCACGGGAATGCGGACTTCAGCGAGTATGAAAAACGCCCCTGGCGCTTCGTCTCAGAGTATGGCTTCCAATCTTTTCCTGAACTGAAGTCGGTAGAGTCTTTTACTCTGCCGGAGGATCGGACCAGTATCTTCACACCGGTCATGTTGATTCATCAAAAGAATAATGATGGCAACAAGATCATCCACGATTACATGACGCGCTACTATGGCGAGCCGAAGGACTTCCCGTCCTTCCTCTACGCCAGCCAGGTACTGCAGGCGGAAGGCATCAAGGTGGGAGCGGAGAGCTTCCGGCGCAAGAGGCCTGAGACGATGGGCTCGATCTTCTGGCAGCTTAACGACTGCTGGCCAGTGGCCTCATGGGCAAGCATTGACTACTACGGACGCTGGAAGGCCCTGCAATACTACGCGCGCAGATTCTATGCGCCGGTGCTGGTTTCGCCGCACGTTGAAGACGGCACGCTGGCGATCTATGTTGTCTCTGACAGGACGAAATCCGAGTCCGCCAACCTCCATCTTCGGATCATGCACTTCGATGGCAGTGTTGTGAAAGAGATCAAGCAGGCGGTGGATGTGGCGCCGTTGGCTTCAGCGGTCTATCTCAAGGTTCCGCTGGCAGAGCTGAAGGAGCAGGACGGAAAGAGTGTGGACCTGACGAAGGTCTTTGCTTCGGTAGAACTTTCTGCTGAGGGTGAAACACCCTCTTCGAACCTTGTTTATTTTGCGCCCACGAAGCAGATCAAGTTGCCGCAACCGGACATCAATACCGTTCTGACGAAGGATGGCACCGGCTATGATCTTGAATTGAAATCGGCTGTACTGGCGCGAAGCGTGTTTGTTTCGTTCGACCATCTGGATGCCCAGCTATCGGACAACTACGTCGATCTGTTGCCAGGACAGGCTGTGCGGCTACATATCAAGAGCGATGCGGGGCTCAACCAGGTCAAGTCGGAGATGAAGATCATCTCGCTGGCAAACGCCTTCGCACCGCAAGCAGAGGGACATGTGGTCCGTTCCGGACGTTAG